The segment TCCCGGTGGAGTGGACCGACGGCGGTGTGACGCGGGTGGAGATCCGGCGGCCCGCGGCTGCGGGTGGTGCCGTCCGGCCCGCCGGTGGGGACGTGCTGGCGGGTGCCGAGGTACTCACGCCCGGTACCCGTCTCACCGCCGGCGCCCTCGGGGTGCTCGCGGCCGTCGGACGACGCAAGGTCCGGGTGCGACCGCGGCCCCGCGTGGCGGTGCTGTCCACCGGAGAGGAGCTCGTCGCGCCGGGAACCTCGCTGGCCCCCGGGCAGATCTGGGAGTCCAACAGCTACTGTCTGGCCGCCGCGGCGGAGGAGGTCGGCGCGGTCGGTCGGCGCTACGACGCGGTCCGTGACGACACCTCGACGGTCCTCCGCAGGATCCAGGAGGTGCTGAGCCAGGCGGACATCGTCGTCACCTCCGGTGGCGTCAGCATGGGCGCCTACGACGTGGTGAAGGAGGTGCTGTCCGAGCTGGGGACGGTCACCTTCGAACAGGTCGCCATGCAGCCGGGCAAACCCCAGGGCTACGGGACGGTGGGCGATCCGGCCGTACCGATCCTCACGCTGCCGGGCAATCCGGTCAGTTCCTACGTGTCGTTCGCGCTCTTCGTCCGGCCGGCACTGCGAGTCTTGCAGGGCCTCGAACCCACGCCGTTGCCCACCGTGCGCGCGCGGCTGGACACCCCCGTGCGCTCGCCAGCGGGCCGTCGTTCCTACCTCCGGGGCGTTCTGACCTACGACCCCGCGCACGCCGCGACGGAGTCCGGCGCGCCGCCCTACCGGGTGGAGACGGCGAGCCGGCAGGAATCCCACCAGCTTTCCGCCCTCGCCGCCACCGACTCACTGGTCCAGGTCCCGGAGGACGAGACGGAACTCCCGGCGGGCACGGTCGTGGAGGTCGTCAAACTGCCGACGATGATGTAATTGGCGCCGAGCCCCAGACGCACTGGGGGGCCGAGCCAGACAGGGAACAGAGGAACGATGACCAACGCTGAGACCGCGCCACCGGAGCACACGGATCCCGGGGGCGAGCACCCCGCCGGGCTCACCCACCTGGACGCCAGTGGCGCCGCGCGGATGGTCGACGTCTCCGGCAAGCCGACCTCCGTACGAACCGCCACCGCGACCGGGTTCGTGCGACTCTCGGCGACCGTGACCACCGCCCTGCGCGACGGTGCGGTGCCCAAGGGTGACGCGCTCGCCGTGGCGCGGATCGCGGGAATCCAGGCCGCCAAGCGCACGCCGGACCTGGTTCCCCTGTGCCATCCGATCGCCATCCACGGGGTCGACCTCGACCTCCGGATCGAGGACTCCGGCGTCGGAATCACCGCGACGGTGCGGACCGCGGATCGCACGGGAGTGGAGATGGAGGCCCTCACCTGTGTGACGACGGCCGGGCTGGCCCTCGTCGACATGGTCAAGGCCCTGGATCCGGCGGCGGTCATCACCGACGTGCGGGTGGAGGAGAAGACCGGCGGAAAGACCGGTGTGTGGCGGCGCGACCCGTCGGACCAGCGGTGACGATCGGAAGCGCCGCGGTGATCGTGGCGTCCAACCGTGCCGCCTCCGGCGTGTACCCGGACCGGACGGGCCCACTGCTGTGTGATGCACTCGCGTCCCTGGACTTCCGGGTGAGCGGCCCCTGGGTGGTCCCCGACGGGGACCCGGTGGCCGCGGCGCTGCGCCGGGCCCTGGAGGAACGCCACGACGTGGCCCTGACCTCGGGTGGAACGGGACTAACCCCGACCGACCGCACTCCCGAGGCCACCCGGCCGCTGCTGGTTCGGGAGGTGCCGGGGATCGCCGAGACCCTGCGGTCCGTCGGGTGGAGTGCGGGCGTGCCCACCGCGGTGCTGTCCCGGGGACTGGCGGGGATCGCGGAGTTGGGCACGCACCAGATGCTGATCGTCAACCTCCCTGGCTCCACCGGAGGTGTGCGCGACGGTATCTCGGTCCTCAACGGGATCCTGCCGCACGCGGTACAGCAGCTCGCTGGTGGGGATCATCCACAGGTGTCCTGATCTCAACGGTTCCCGGTTGGCTCCCGGGAAGTGGGATACTGGACGCAAGCGCACCTCGTTGCCTCGAGGGGGCCGACACAGACGCCCCCGCCCAGTCCGGCCGTGCCGCAAGGGAGAGAATCGTGAGTCGAATCCCTGGCTGGCCCGTCACCCTGCGCGAGGGTCCCGTAGGCCTGCGTCCCATGCGGATGCGCGACGCGGGTGCGCTCCGTGAGACCCGGCGACGCAACATGGAGTGGCTGCGTCCATGGGAGCCGACCCTGCCGGAACCACCGTTGGAGCCCGCGCACCTCTCGCCCTACGTCGCGATGATCCGCGCGGTGCGCGCCGAGGCGCGCCGTGGCATGGCGATGCCATGGGCCATCACCTATGAGGACGTGTTCGCTGGTCAACTCACCGTAGGGGCGATCACCTGGGGTTCGGCGCGCAACGCTCAGATCGGGTACTGGATCGACGAACGGTTCGCCGGCAAGGGAGCGACACCCACCGCGGTCGCCCTGGCCGTCGACCACTGTTTCTTCACCACCGGTCTGCATCGGGTCGAGGCGAACGTACGGCCGGAGAACGGGCCGAGTCGCCGGGTGGCGGAGAAGCTCGGATTCCGGGAGGAGGGGATCCGTCGGCGCCAGCTCCACATCGACGGCGCGTGGCGGGACCACATCTGTTACGCGCTGACGATCGAAGACGTGCCACACGGCCTCGTCCATCGGTGGCGCCAGCGCCTGGCCAACGATGACCACCGGATCCCCGGTGGGCAGGACCCAGGTACCTCAGCGTCGTCAGCGGCTCCCTGACGGCCGAATTTTTCTTCCCGGAAGGGCTGCCGCTCGGGCGTGTCGCGCGGAATAATCTCCCGAAAGTATTGTGCCGGCCCACTGGTCATGGCACCCGTGATCACGTTCAGTGGTGAAAATACAACTCTCCGTGGGTCCCCTTTGTCTGGTATGTCGCCACATGCCGCAGAAAATATTGGATGGGGACATGCTGCAATCTCGCGACACACCGACCCGAATGCTGCGCATACGCGGACAGTGGGTCGTACGGTGCGGAATATAGACGTATTGGTGGGGGAGGGAGTCCGGAAATATACCGCACAACCCCGTGGGCGTGAAACCCGCGGTTGGCTCGTGCGAATGGCCACGGAACCGTAGGAGTCACCGGTGGCCGATAGGAACGGACGCGAAGTCACGCGCCGCGAACCAGGAATTTCACGATAACTCGGGCGTAAGCACGATGGTCGAAGGAGTGAGGGGGGCTATGACATGACCAGCTCTCCGCTGTACCTGGCTATCGTTGCGGTCTGGGCTGTCGTCCTGGTCCCCATGCTTCTTCGCCGGGACGCGGCCGACACCACCTGGGTCCCCAGGCGGGAATCCAACGGCGAAGACACCGAGACCGAAATGTACGACGAGGGCCTCGACGACCACGGCGAGGCGCCGCACGAGAACGACCCCCACGACACTCACGTCGACCTGGGGGACTCCGTCGAATCCACCGCGCCGCGGAGCGCGCCCGTGCGACGGGCCACGGTCATGGCCCGTCGCCGCCGCCGCACGTCCGGGC is part of the Spiractinospora alimapuensis genome and harbors:
- the sepX gene encoding divisome protein SepX/GlpR translates to MTSSPLYLAIVAVWAVVLVPMLLRRDAADTTWVPRRESNGEDTETEMYDEGLDDHGEAPHENDPHDTHVDLGDSVESTAPRSAPVRRATVMARRRRRTSGLLLLLILTAAAAISGIAQWWVVAPPTILFIGHCALLREAAKIDAERRVQARIRRAAQRAEEQRRAEAEHEAKVIELASRRRGVYDQYADAHLRAAGD
- the glp gene encoding molybdotransferase-like divisome protein Glp translates to MKTVDQHVADIVGTVRPLDPVEVDLADAHGTVLAEPVTAPVSLPPFDNSAMDGYAVRAADVTEATEASPVSLLVVGDIAAGDTAAHTVNAGTTLRIMTGAPMPSGADAVVPVEWTDGGVTRVEIRRPAAAGGAVRPAGGDVLAGAEVLTPGTRLTAGALGVLAAVGRRKVRVRPRPRVAVLSTGEELVAPGTSLAPGQIWESNSYCLAAAAEEVGAVGRRYDAVRDDTSTVLRRIQEVLSQADIVVTSGGVSMGAYDVVKEVLSELGTVTFEQVAMQPGKPQGYGTVGDPAVPILTLPGNPVSSYVSFALFVRPALRVLQGLEPTPLPTVRARLDTPVRSPAGRRSYLRGVLTYDPAHAATESGAPPYRVETASRQESHQLSALAATDSLVQVPEDETELPAGTVVEVVKLPTMM
- a CDS encoding GNAT family N-acetyltransferase, with amino-acid sequence MSRIPGWPVTLREGPVGLRPMRMRDAGALRETRRRNMEWLRPWEPTLPEPPLEPAHLSPYVAMIRAVRAEARRGMAMPWAITYEDVFAGQLTVGAITWGSARNAQIGYWIDERFAGKGATPTAVALAVDHCFFTTGLHRVEANVRPENGPSRRVAEKLGFREEGIRRRQLHIDGAWRDHICYALTIEDVPHGLVHRWRQRLANDDHRIPGGQDPGTSASSAAP
- a CDS encoding MogA/MoaB family molybdenum cofactor biosynthesis protein; the protein is MTIGSAAVIVASNRAASGVYPDRTGPLLCDALASLDFRVSGPWVVPDGDPVAAALRRALEERHDVALTSGGTGLTPTDRTPEATRPLLVREVPGIAETLRSVGWSAGVPTAVLSRGLAGIAELGTHQMLIVNLPGSTGGVRDGISVLNGILPHAVQQLAGGDHPQVS
- the moaC gene encoding cyclic pyranopterin monophosphate synthase MoaC, which gives rise to MTNAETAPPEHTDPGGEHPAGLTHLDASGAARMVDVSGKPTSVRTATATGFVRLSATVTTALRDGAVPKGDALAVARIAGIQAAKRTPDLVPLCHPIAIHGVDLDLRIEDSGVGITATVRTADRTGVEMEALTCVTTAGLALVDMVKALDPAAVITDVRVEEKTGGKTGVWRRDPSDQR